The following proteins are encoded in a genomic region of Rattus rattus isolate New Zealand chromosome 2, Rrattus_CSIRO_v1, whole genome shotgun sequence:
- the LOC116894006 gene encoding LOW QUALITY PROTEIN: olfactory receptor 51J1 (The sequence of the model RefSeq protein was modified relative to this genomic sequence to represent the inferred CDS: inserted 1 base in 1 codon; deleted 1 base in 1 codon; substituted 1 base at 1 genomic stop codon) gives MKNSSSSVGFLPTTFILVGIPGLETEHIWISIPFCLMYIIIFLGNGTILHVIRTDASLHQPMYLFLAMLALAEVGVSASTLPTVLGLFLFDTTEITFEACLXPNVFHSFFLHYGVGCVAGHVCGPLCGHLQSTTLYSYLDTASHLWHRSCHWTEKCYTNGPIACTVKETALLWSQCPLSFLLSPPXPYPLPCGDISINNIYGLFVVTSTFGIDSLLIVVSYGLILHTVLGITTGDGRKKALNTCGSHICAVLAYYVPMIGLSMVHRFAHHVSPLLQTMMANAYLFFPPVINPIVYSIKTKEIRRVIIQMLSEKRLRV, from the exons ATGAAGAATTCCAGTAGCTCTGTGGGGTTCTTACCTACAACATTCATTTTGGTTGGCATCCCAGGACTGGAGACTGAACACATCTGGATATCCATCCCCTTCTGCCTGATGTACATCATCATCTTCCTTGGGAATGGCACCATCCTTCATGTCATCAGAACAGATGCTTCCCTACATCAGCCCATGTATCTCTTTCTTGCCATGCTGGCATTGGCTGAGGTTGGTGTCTCTGCCTCCACTCTGCCAACCGTGCTAGGTCTCTTCCTTTTTGATACTACAGAGATTACCTTTGAAGCATGCC CTCCAaatgtttttcattcattctttctccatTATGGAGTCGGCTGTGTTGCTGGCCATGTCTGTGGACCGCTTTGTGGCCATCTACAGTCCACTACGTTATACAGCTATCTTGACACTGCCTCGCATCTTTGGCACAGGAGCTGTCATTGGACTGAAAAGTGTTATACTAATGGCCCCATTGCCTGTACTGTTAAGGAGACTGCCCTTCTGTGGTCACAATGCCCTCTCTCATTCCTATTGTCTCCACCCTAACCTTATCCA CTACCTTGTGGGGACATTTCTATCAACAATATCTATGGACTTTTCGTTGTTACCTCCACTTTTGGGATAGATTCATTGCTCATCGTGGTGTCCTATGGGCTTATACTCCATACTGTACTGGGAATTACCActggagatgggaggaagaaagCACTCAACACATGTGGTTCACATATCTGTGCTGTGCTTGCTTATTATGTACCCATGATTGGCTTGTCTATGGTGCATCGCTTTGCACATCACGTGTCTCCTCTGCTACAGACCATGATGGCCAATGCTTATCTCTTCTTCCCCCCTGTCATCAACCCCATTGTCTATAGCATTAAGACCAAGGAGATCCGTCGTGTCATTATCCAAATGCTGTCAGAAAAGAGGTTGAGAGTTTAG